The genomic region GGCAGCGCGACGAAGCGCATGCCGTCGCCGAGGCTCGACACGGTGACCGACGCCCAGAGCAGTCCGAAACGGCGTCCCAGCGGCGCGGCGGCCGCTCCCCCATGGGTAAACATGAACTAGACTCTGATTCGAATCTGATCCGTTGTCAAGGAGTCCGATGACCACCGACCTGCCGCCCGGCACCCCGGCCGCCACCGCCCCGGTCCCCGCCGGTGTGCTGCGCGCGCCGCAGCAGCAGCGCAGCCGGGAGAAGGTGGACCGGATCCTGCAGGCCACCGCCCGACTGCTGGAGGAGCACGAGTACGAGGAGATCGGCACCAAGCTGATCGCGGCCGAGGCCGGCGTCTCGATCGGCGTGCTCTACCGCTTCTTCCCGGACAAGCACGCGATCGTCAGCTCGCTGCTGGTCAGCTGGCTGGACGAGTTCACCGCGGTCACCGAACAGGTGCTGGCCGGCCCGCTGCCGGCGCGCCCGGGCGAGCTGGCCGAACTCCTGCTCGCGGCGCACGTCCGGATCCGCCGCGAGCAACCGGGCTTTCGCCGGCTCTGGTTCGGCGGCCCGCCCCACCCCGAGCTGCGCGAGTACGACGAGGCGACCGACCGCGCACTGGCCGCCTCGATCAACGCCGTCCTGGTCCGCGACTACGGCTTCCCGGACACGGCGGACTTCCTGCTGCGCACCGAACTCGCCGTCACGATGGCCGCACAGTTGCTCAACCTGGCCTTCAAGCAACACGCCGAGGGCGATTCCCGTATCCTCGCCGAAGCCCAACTGATGCTGGACCGCTGGCTGTTCGACGAGCCGGGCACGTCTTCGAGCAGCGCAGCCGGCTGAACTTGCCCGGCAGGCACAGCCTTCCGGCCACAGCGACGGTCCGACTTCCTGAGGGCTGCCGTCCCGGGAGGGAGACCCATTGCCACGACCAGCCCAGAGGTTCGTCTTTGACGATCTGTCAGACCAACCCCCGACCGACGGCTGCTGGCTGGTCGAACTGGCCGGCGTGGACGGCCGCCGCTACGCCTACCGCGTCTACGCGGCCAGGAACGCACTCCCCGGCGACCTCTTCTGGTCGGCCCTGCACCACCACGACGAGGGACCGCTGCCACGCGCCTTCGACCTCTTCGACACGGCCCTGATCCGCCTGCTGGCCTGAGCCGGTCACCCGTCAGGTGACGACGCGAGGTGCGGAACCGTCACCGCGGTGGCGACCAAGCCCTGGCCGACCGTCCACCGTCCCTCGAAGTACCCGAGCCGGCGGCCGCCCACGACCGGTCCGGGAACCAGGAGTTCGGCACGGAAGCGGCCGTGCGAGGCCGTGCCGGGCGCCATCTCGATCTCGATGTCCGCCTCCTCGAAGTCCAGCCACTCCCCGGTCAGCGGGAACCAGGCCTTGTAGACGGACTCCTTCGCGCTGTACAGCAGTCGATCCCAGTGAACCGCGGGCCGCCGGGCGCCCAGCAGCGTCAGGCGCTTGCGTTCGGCGGGCAG from Kitasatospora azatica KCTC 9699 harbors:
- a CDS encoding TetR/AcrR family transcriptional regulator, which gives rise to MTTDLPPGTPAATAPVPAGVLRAPQQQRSREKVDRILQATARLLEEHEYEEIGTKLIAAEAGVSIGVLYRFFPDKHAIVSSLLVSWLDEFTAVTEQVLAGPLPARPGELAELLLAAHVRIRREQPGFRRLWFGGPPHPELREYDEATDRALAASINAVLVRDYGFPDTADFLLRTELAVTMAAQLLNLAFKQHAEGDSRILAEAQLMLDRWLFDEPGTSSSSAAG